One Streptomyces sp. P9-A2 DNA window includes the following coding sequences:
- a CDS encoding serine/threonine-protein kinase, producing the protein MHSEDRAGGAADGTAGRSDRWAGDGLQRADTGAPQQWPGTPPHGDQPSSRTVIDGRYELLEPIGSGGMGEVWKAHDRRLRRLVAVKGLLGRNAMTADARTAAMRRARREAEAIAKIEHQNVVTVHDRIETDNQVWIVMKLLEARSLADLLRSERVLSVPRAADIGLQILQGLRAVHGASVVHRDVKPGNVLVRDDGLAILVDFGIATFDGATRVTRSGSVVGTPSYLAPELFTPTSRGPTPASDLWALGVTLYEMVEGRVPFAGNEVWEVQENIRQSPEQTLRYAGPLSPVIQGLLITDPRQRLDAASAEEMLRDVLGGPATPDAARIATATRPPTAPGSPGPQTPDPDPDPSPEPSTAPPAPVPAAPVPAPPAASGKRGRYRGWKVATAVVCVALLAGAGWFVSQGDGRDDTSGDRAGSDQDPGRSGAQQRWKDTPAHTRLKIGVKGDQPGLSKYDEKTRTYSGYDIDLAYAVAASMGYDRSDVAFTTVATDYRSTALKTKKVDLIVASYTITDDRKTAPPGEYSVDFAGPYYEASRSFLVREKSSRYTINDSSDLRDHGVAVCTARDSTYEDTLPDLGFTMAESQPNTYQDCLDKLLDPKSDVYAVASDDIILAGYVAANPGKVRQLENIQGAEGYGVAMRPGTPLLKNEVCSALRTILAGKTWENMYTKHLSGLTGNKNPPGRPDLTECEGH; encoded by the coding sequence ATGCACAGCGAAGACAGAGCCGGCGGAGCAGCCGACGGAACTGCCGGGCGTTCCGACCGCTGGGCGGGCGACGGCCTCCAGCGCGCGGACACGGGCGCGCCGCAGCAGTGGCCGGGGACGCCGCCGCACGGCGATCAGCCGTCCTCCCGCACCGTGATCGACGGCCGCTACGAGCTGCTGGAGCCGATCGGCAGCGGGGGGATGGGCGAGGTCTGGAAGGCCCACGACCGGCGACTGCGCCGGTTGGTCGCCGTGAAGGGGCTGCTCGGCCGGAACGCCATGACCGCGGACGCGCGGACGGCGGCGATGCGGCGGGCGCGGCGTGAAGCGGAGGCCATCGCCAAGATCGAGCACCAGAACGTGGTGACGGTCCACGACCGGATCGAGACCGACAACCAGGTCTGGATCGTGATGAAGCTGCTCGAAGCGAGGTCTCTGGCGGACCTGTTGCGCAGCGAACGGGTGCTCTCCGTGCCCCGGGCGGCGGACATCGGCCTCCAGATCCTCCAGGGCCTGCGGGCGGTCCACGGCGCGTCGGTCGTCCACCGCGACGTGAAGCCGGGCAACGTCCTCGTCCGGGACGACGGGCTCGCGATCCTGGTGGACTTCGGGATCGCCACGTTCGACGGCGCGACCCGGGTGACCCGCTCCGGAAGCGTCGTCGGCACACCCTCGTACCTGGCACCCGAACTCTTCACCCCCACGTCCCGAGGCCCCACGCCCGCGTCGGACCTGTGGGCGCTGGGGGTCACGCTGTACGAGATGGTCGAGGGCCGCGTCCCCTTCGCCGGCAACGAGGTCTGGGAGGTCCAGGAGAACATCAGGCAGTCCCCCGAGCAGACCCTCCGGTACGCCGGACCCCTCTCTCCGGTCATTCAGGGACTGCTGATCACGGACCCACGGCAGCGCCTGGACGCGGCCTCGGCGGAGGAGATGCTCCGTGATGTGCTGGGGGGCCCCGCCACGCCCGACGCCGCCCGGATCGCCACGGCCACGCGCCCGCCGACGGCCCCGGGCTCACCCGGCCCGCAAACACCAGACCCGGACCCGGACCCGTCGCCGGAGCCCTCCACCGCTCCCCCGGCACCCGTACCTGCCGCGCCCGTCCCCGCTCCTCCGGCGGCGAGCGGGAAACGCGGCCGGTACCGGGGCTGGAAGGTGGCGACAGCGGTGGTGTGCGTCGCGCTGCTGGCCGGCGCGGGCTGGTTCGTCTCGCAGGGCGACGGCCGGGACGACACGTCCGGCGACCGGGCCGGCTCGGACCAGGACCCGGGCCGAAGCGGTGCGCAGCAGCGGTGGAAGGACACACCCGCACACACCCGCCTGAAAATCGGTGTCAAGGGCGACCAACCCGGACTGAGCAAGTATGACGAGAAGACCCGGACATACTCGGGTTACGACATCGACCTGGCCTACGCCGTTGCCGCGAGCATGGGCTACGACAGGAGCGATGTCGCCTTCACCACGGTGGCCACCGACTACCGGAGCACCGCGCTCAAGACCAAAAAGGTGGACCTGATCGTCGCGTCGTACACCATCACGGACGACCGCAAGACCGCCCCACCCGGCGAGTACAGCGTCGACTTCGCGGGCCCGTACTACGAGGCGAGCCGGAGCTTCCTGGTCCGCGAGAAGTCGAGCCGGTACACGATCAACGACTCCAGCGATCTGCGGGACCACGGCGTCGCGGTCTGCACCGCGCGGGATTCGACGTACGAGGACACGCTGCCCGACCTGGGCTTCACCATGGCGGAGTCGCAGCCCAACACCTACCAGGACTGCCTGGACAAGCTGCTGGACCCGAAGTCCGACGTCTACGCGGTGGCCTCGGACGACATCATCCTCGCCGGGTACGTGGCGGCGAACCCGGGCAAGGTGCGGCAACTGGAGAACATCCAGGGCGCGGAGGGCTACGGCGTGGCGATGCGGCCGGGCACCCCGCTCCTGAAGAACGAGGTGTGCTCGGCACTCCGGACCATCCTGGCCGGCAAGACCTGGGAGAACATGTACACGAAGCACCTGTCCGGCCTGACGGGCAACAAGAACCCGCCGGGCCGCCCGGACCTGACGGAGTGCGAGGGACACTGA
- the mca gene encoding mycothiol conjugate amidase Mca produces MTDQLRLMAVHAHPDDESSKGAATMAKYVSEGVDVLVVTCTGGERGSILNPRLQGDPYIEENIHEVRRKEMDEAREILGVKQEWLGFVDSGLPEGDPLPPLPEGCFALQDVVKAAGELVRKIRAFRPQVITTYDENGGYPHPDHIMTHKITMVAFEGAADTGTYPEDEFGPAFQPLKVYYNQGFNRPRTETLHQALLDRGLESPYGDWLKRWAESERKERTLTTHIPCADFFEIRDKALIAHATQIDPDGGWFRIPMEIQREVWPTEEYELAKSLVATSLPEDDLFAGIRDNA; encoded by the coding sequence TTGACTGACCAGCTGCGACTGATGGCCGTGCACGCCCACCCCGACGACGAGTCGAGCAAGGGCGCGGCCACCATGGCGAAGTACGTGTCCGAGGGGGTGGACGTGCTGGTCGTGACCTGCACGGGCGGGGAGCGCGGCTCCATCCTCAACCCCAGGCTGCAGGGTGATCCGTACATCGAGGAGAACATCCACGAGGTCCGCAGGAAGGAGATGGACGAGGCCCGGGAGATTCTCGGGGTGAAGCAGGAATGGCTCGGCTTCGTCGACTCCGGTCTGCCCGAGGGCGACCCGCTGCCCCCGCTGCCCGAGGGCTGCTTCGCCCTCCAGGACGTGGTCAAGGCGGCCGGTGAGCTGGTGCGGAAGATCCGCGCGTTCCGTCCCCAGGTGATCACCACCTACGACGAGAACGGCGGCTACCCGCACCCCGACCACATCATGACCCACAAGATCACGATGGTGGCGTTCGAGGGCGCGGCGGACACCGGGACGTACCCGGAGGACGAGTTCGGCCCGGCCTTCCAGCCGCTGAAGGTCTACTACAACCAGGGTTTCAACCGGCCCCGCACCGAGACGCTGCACCAGGCGCTGCTGGACCGCGGCCTGGAGTCGCCGTACGGGGACTGGCTCAAGCGCTGGGCGGAGTCCGAACGCAAGGAGCGCACGCTGACCACGCACATTCCGTGTGCGGACTTCTTCGAGATCCGTGACAAGGCGCTGATCGCGCACGCCACACAGATCGACCCCGACGGGGGCTGGTTCCGGATCCCGATGGAGATCCAGAGGGAGGTCTGGCCCACCGAGGAGTACGAGTTGGCGAAGTCCCTCGTGGCCACCTCCCTCCCCGAGGACGACCTCTTCGCGGGCATCCGCGACAATGCCTGA
- a CDS encoding Mut7-C RNAse domain-containing protein gives MNGPEIHVEFAPDLLVFVPRARTTGGAVAPADGVSTLGHVVESLGVPLTEVGALLVDGREVPVSHLPATGESVTVHPVAHPQHVPGAPLRFLLDVHLGTLARRLRLLGVDTAYESTDIGDPALAARSAAEKRVMLSRDRGLLRRRELWAGAFVYSTGPDEQLPYVLDRFRPELRPWTRCTACNGLLRTATKDEVADQLKSGTHRSYDVFAQCADCGRAYWRGAHHDKLEAIVESALSRVAQGEEARRTPG, from the coding sequence GTGAACGGTCCCGAGATCCACGTCGAGTTCGCCCCCGACCTGCTCGTCTTCGTCCCCCGGGCACGCACCACCGGCGGCGCGGTGGCCCCGGCCGACGGCGTCTCCACCCTCGGTCACGTCGTCGAGTCCCTCGGCGTCCCGCTGACCGAGGTCGGCGCACTGCTCGTGGACGGCCGCGAGGTGCCCGTCTCACACCTCCCGGCCACGGGCGAGTCGGTCACCGTCCACCCCGTCGCCCACCCCCAGCACGTACCCGGTGCCCCGCTCCGCTTCCTCCTCGACGTCCACCTCGGCACACTGGCCCGCCGGCTGCGGCTGCTGGGCGTCGACACGGCGTACGAGTCGACGGACATCGGCGACCCCGCCCTGGCCGCCCGGTCCGCGGCCGAGAAGCGGGTGATGCTCAGCCGCGACCGCGGGCTGCTGCGCCGCCGGGAACTGTGGGCCGGCGCGTTCGTCTACAGCACCGGGCCCGACGAGCAGCTCCCGTACGTCCTGGACCGGTTCCGGCCCGAGCTGCGCCCCTGGACCCGCTGCACCGCCTGCAACGGACTGCTCCGCACCGCCACCAAGGACGAGGTCGCCGACCAGCTGAAGAGCGGCACGCACCGCTCGTACGACGTGTTCGCCCAGTGCGCCGACTGCGGCCGCGCCTACTGGCGGGGCGCGCACCACGACAAGTTGGAGGCGATCGTGGAAAGCGCGCTGAGCCGGGTCGCCCAGGGGGAAGAAGCCCGGCGCACTCCTGGCTGA
- a CDS encoding tetratricopeptide repeat protein gives MRDSHRADAERLLARAVEEEVRRSGGRTDGKLLVSRARGALEAMARTAAEEYEAYTRALDDAAAGQLTLRQRYAREGAGTPLLVAGVAGATAVVADLFLGTGTGTALGAGVAVGVAGAAATVVKVVGAHVPAAHHRAGAVSQPGGPEQLRLQWLTALEVRGIRPFLDQQRMLAASTGSRRTGPRLRGADKSAAARGRSVLEQSFGQLPEPVGTFAGRRREMAQIRQWAQAARATTETLPTVVVLYGAPGSGRTTLAVRATHDLKDHFRGACVVDLRADSPGEAPLPTRDALLHLLNRLGAPREQLLFRERSSPDQQVRRLSELYHQHVTGMPVTIVLDDAADPQQVRTLLPERSDSLVLVTSRAPLGLPDDLPARVHQLPVEALDPAGSEELLTAAAQDLSEPYDAESADRIRELCGGLPLALRIAGSSLGARSPRALASDLSVYGPVDPVERALWLRYTDQPETLRRLLRRLALAGRVSLGAAAAAAVLGTDEAEGRRHLEALSRAGLITPVRQGRYRLHDLVRAFALARLLDEEDPAERAAAQERLIVNYAELADSVLRLVDGNMSTRSDRFGPYGFTSLDEALRWLDDESSFITAALRHAEGVDRRAVLNLLGALCDYCLLRGDLYRLGEINELAQTVDEGLLVRSVQWRTGIAARQLGELDKARTTLTSVVDLYREAHHDAGAARALTSLGITLHHQGNLTEASARLREAMDLQSAPQLATDRAWTMHALAAVERDRARLSEALDLLTESLVLHRAGESVHGQAWAHFQLGQLNLRMGDVPRAQTELRTALELYGRTRDARGEAWALTQLARARLIEGDASPAVEDLRRATARHRDNEDARGEAWTLYYLGQALEETGDLDLAVRELERSRTMFSRMRDVYGLACARHHSARVTRDQRAAQTGSLRNSGFARQLLVDARADFQRIGVAHGEAWTCLELAVVDAGNARTQQALALCDEAAALFASYGDRRGEDWARFLRCTLLPYAAPGGTEVGTAVAQEELAQLGRTTHATRDEKLGDYVDAYQLLLERGASLEAGWQAWRLGMVPSRHAREVMGVPMGSKTRGGPVG, from the coding sequence ATGCGGGACAGTCATCGTGCGGACGCCGAGCGGTTGTTGGCACGGGCTGTGGAGGAAGAGGTGCGCCGGTCGGGCGGGCGCACCGACGGGAAGCTGCTGGTGTCCCGGGCACGCGGCGCGCTGGAGGCGATGGCGCGGACGGCGGCCGAGGAGTACGAGGCGTACACCCGTGCTCTGGACGACGCGGCGGCCGGACAGCTCACCCTCCGCCAGCGGTACGCCCGTGAGGGCGCCGGGACGCCGTTACTGGTGGCCGGGGTGGCCGGGGCGACGGCCGTGGTCGCCGACCTCTTCCTCGGCACCGGGACCGGGACGGCGCTCGGCGCGGGCGTGGCCGTCGGGGTGGCCGGGGCGGCGGCGACCGTGGTGAAGGTCGTGGGCGCGCATGTGCCCGCCGCCCACCACCGGGCCGGCGCCGTGAGCCAGCCGGGCGGACCGGAGCAGCTGCGGCTGCAGTGGCTGACGGCGCTGGAGGTGCGCGGCATCCGGCCGTTCCTGGACCAGCAGCGGATGCTCGCCGCGTCCACCGGGTCCCGGCGGACGGGACCGCGGCTGCGCGGCGCCGACAAGAGCGCGGCGGCCCGCGGGCGCAGTGTCCTCGAGCAGTCGTTCGGCCAACTGCCCGAGCCGGTGGGGACGTTCGCGGGGCGGCGGCGGGAGATGGCGCAGATCCGGCAGTGGGCGCAGGCCGCGCGCGCGACCACGGAGACACTGCCCACGGTGGTGGTGCTGTACGGGGCGCCCGGCAGCGGCCGGACCACGCTCGCGGTGCGCGCCACGCACGACCTGAAGGACCACTTCCGCGGCGCCTGCGTGGTCGATCTGCGCGCCGACAGCCCCGGCGAGGCGCCGCTGCCCACCCGGGACGCGCTGCTGCATCTGCTGAACCGGCTGGGGGCGCCCCGCGAGCAGTTGCTGTTCCGTGAGCGGTCCTCGCCCGACCAGCAGGTCAGACGGCTGAGCGAGCTGTACCACCAGCATGTGACGGGCATGCCGGTGACGATCGTCCTCGACGACGCCGCGGACCCGCAGCAGGTCCGCACCCTGCTGCCGGAGCGTTCCGACAGCCTGGTCCTGGTGACCTCCCGGGCTCCGCTCGGCCTGCCGGACGACCTGCCGGCCCGGGTGCACCAGCTGCCGGTGGAGGCGCTGGACCCGGCGGGCTCGGAGGAACTCCTGACCGCCGCCGCGCAGGACCTGTCCGAGCCCTACGACGCCGAGTCCGCCGACCGGATCCGGGAACTGTGCGGCGGGCTGCCGCTGGCGCTGCGGATCGCCGGCTCCTCACTGGGTGCGCGCTCACCGCGTGCGCTGGCCTCGGACCTGAGCGTCTACGGACCGGTCGACCCGGTCGAGCGCGCCCTGTGGCTGCGCTACACCGACCAGCCGGAGACACTGCGGCGGCTGCTGCGGCGGCTGGCGCTGGCGGGCCGGGTCTCGCTGGGCGCGGCAGCGGCGGCCGCGGTGCTCGGCACCGACGAGGCCGAGGGCCGGCGGCATCTGGAGGCGCTGTCCCGGGCCGGTCTGATCACCCCGGTGCGGCAGGGCCGCTACCGGCTGCACGACCTCGTCCGCGCCTTCGCACTGGCCCGTCTCCTCGACGAGGAGGACCCGGCCGAGCGGGCGGCGGCGCAGGAGCGGCTGATCGTGAACTACGCCGAGCTGGCCGACTCGGTGCTGCGGCTGGTCGACGGGAACATGTCGACCCGCTCGGACCGCTTCGGCCCGTACGGCTTCACGTCCCTGGACGAGGCGCTGCGCTGGCTGGACGACGAGTCGAGCTTCATCACGGCGGCACTGCGGCACGCGGAGGGCGTCGACCGGAGGGCGGTGCTGAACCTCCTGGGCGCCCTGTGCGACTACTGCCTGCTGCGCGGCGACCTGTACCGGCTCGGGGAGATCAACGAGCTGGCGCAGACCGTGGACGAGGGACTGCTGGTGCGTTCGGTGCAGTGGCGCACCGGTATCGCGGCCCGGCAGCTGGGCGAACTGGACAAGGCGCGGACGACCCTGACGTCGGTGGTCGACCTGTACCGGGAGGCGCATCACGACGCGGGCGCCGCGCGGGCGCTGACCTCGCTGGGCATCACACTGCACCACCAGGGCAATCTGACGGAGGCCTCGGCGCGGCTGCGGGAGGCGATGGACCTGCAGTCCGCGCCCCAGCTGGCCACCGACCGGGCGTGGACGATGCACGCGCTGGCCGCGGTGGAACGCGACCGGGCCCGGCTGTCCGAGGCCCTGGACCTGCTCACCGAGTCGCTGGTGCTGCACCGGGCGGGCGAGTCCGTGCACGGCCAGGCCTGGGCGCACTTCCAGCTCGGGCAGCTGAACCTGCGGATGGGCGACGTCCCCCGCGCCCAGACGGAACTGCGCACCGCGCTCGAGTTGTACGGCCGCACCCGCGACGCCCGCGGCGAGGCGTGGGCGCTGACCCAGCTGGCCCGTGCCCGGCTGATCGAGGGGGACGCCTCGCCGGCCGTGGAGGACCTGCGGCGGGCCACCGCCCGGCACCGGGACAACGAGGACGCGCGGGGGGAGGCGTGGACGCTGTACTACCTGGGCCAGGCACTGGAGGAGACCGGCGACCTGGACCTGGCGGTGCGCGAACTGGAGCGGTCCCGCACCATGTTCTCCCGGATGCGGGACGTGTACGGGCTGGCCTGCGCCCGGCACCACTCGGCCCGCGTCACCCGCGACCAGCGGGCCGCGCAGACCGGTTCGCTGCGCAACTCCGGCTTCGCCCGTCAGCTGCTGGTCGACGCCCGCGCGGACTTCCAGCGCATCGGGGTGGCCCACGGCGAGGCGTGGACCTGCCTCGAGCTGGCGGTCGTCGACGCGGGCAACGCCCGCACCCAGCAGGCGCTGGCCCTGTGCGACGAGGCGGCGGCGCTGTTCGCGTCCTACGGGGACCGGCGCGGCGAGGACTGGGCGCGGTTCCTGCGCTGCACCCTGCTCCCGTACGCGGCCCCGGGCGGTACGGAGGTGGGTACGGCGGTGGCCCAGGAGGAGCTGGCCCAGCTCGGCCGGACCACGCACGCCACCCGCGACGAGAAGCTGGGCGACTACGTGGACGCCTACCAGCTGCTGCTGGAGCGGGGGGCGAGCCTGGAGGCGGGCTGGCAGGCCTGGCGCCTGGGCATGGTCCCCAGCCGCCACGCACGCGAGGTGATGGGGGTGCCCATGGGGTCGAAGACGCGGGGCGGCCCGGTGGGGTGA
- a CDS encoding thioredoxin domain-containing protein, protein MPNRLAHETSPYLLQHADNPVDWWPWSDEAFAEARERNVPVLLSVGYASCHWCHVMAHESFEDRATADYLNARFVSVKVDREERPDVDAVYMEAVQAATGQGGWPMTVFLTPDAEPFYFGTYFPPEPRQGMPSFRQLLQGVHQAWDERREEVAEVAGKIVRDLAGREISYGDAQPPGDEQQSQALLGLTREYDPQRGGFGGAPKFPPSMVIEFLLRHHARTGAEGALQMARDTAERMARGGIYDQLGGGFARYSVDRDWVTPHFEKMLYDNALLCRVYAHLWRSTGSELARRVALETADFMVRELRTPEGGFASALDADSDDGTGRHVEGAYYVWTPAQLREALGEQDAELAVRYFGVTEGGTFEEGASVLQLPQQEEVFDADRIAGPGGIKERLLAARGARPAPGRDDKVVAAWNGLAVAALAETGAYFDRPDLTEAAVAAADLLVRVHLDDHARIARTSKDGRVGGNAGVLEDYADVAEGFLALSSVTGEGVWLEFAGLLLDHVLARFTDPESGALYDTASDAERLIRRPQDPMDNAVPSGWTAAAGALLGYAAQTGSAAHRTAAERALGVVKALGPRVPRFVGWGLAVAEAALDGPREVAVVGPALDDPATKSLHRTALLGTAPGAVVAVGVPESDEFPLLADRPLVGGEPAAYVCRNFTCDVPTTDPDRLNAALGG, encoded by the coding sequence ATGCCGAACCGACTGGCCCACGAGACGTCCCCCTACCTCCTTCAGCACGCCGACAACCCCGTCGACTGGTGGCCCTGGTCGGACGAGGCCTTCGCCGAGGCGCGCGAGCGGAACGTGCCCGTCCTGCTGAGCGTCGGGTACGCGAGCTGCCACTGGTGCCATGTGATGGCGCACGAGTCGTTCGAGGACCGGGCCACCGCCGACTACCTGAACGCGCGCTTCGTGAGTGTCAAGGTGGACCGCGAGGAGCGCCCCGACGTGGACGCCGTCTACATGGAGGCCGTGCAGGCGGCGACCGGGCAGGGCGGCTGGCCGATGACGGTGTTCCTCACCCCGGACGCCGAGCCGTTCTATTTCGGCACCTACTTCCCGCCCGAGCCCCGCCAGGGCATGCCGTCCTTCCGGCAGCTGCTCCAGGGCGTGCACCAGGCCTGGGACGAGCGCCGGGAGGAGGTCGCCGAGGTCGCCGGGAAGATCGTGCGGGACCTGGCCGGACGGGAGATCTCCTACGGCGACGCGCAACCGCCCGGCGACGAGCAGCAGTCGCAGGCACTGCTCGGCCTGACCAGGGAGTACGACCCGCAGCGCGGCGGATTCGGCGGGGCGCCGAAGTTCCCGCCGTCCATGGTGATCGAGTTCCTGCTCAGGCACCACGCCCGCACCGGCGCCGAGGGCGCCCTGCAGATGGCGCGGGACACCGCCGAGCGGATGGCGCGCGGCGGGATCTACGACCAGCTCGGCGGAGGCTTCGCCCGCTACTCCGTCGACCGGGACTGGGTGACCCCGCACTTCGAGAAGATGCTCTACGACAACGCCCTGCTGTGCCGCGTCTACGCCCATCTGTGGCGGTCCACCGGGTCGGAGCTCGCGCGCCGGGTCGCGCTGGAGACCGCCGACTTCATGGTCCGCGAACTGCGCACGCCGGAGGGCGGGTTCGCGTCCGCACTCGATGCCGACAGCGACGACGGCACCGGGCGGCACGTCGAGGGGGCCTACTACGTCTGGACGCCGGCGCAACTGCGGGAGGCGCTCGGTGAGCAGGACGCCGAACTCGCCGTGCGCTACTTCGGGGTGACCGAGGGGGGCACCTTCGAGGAAGGCGCCTCCGTACTCCAATTGCCCCAGCAGGAAGAGGTGTTCGACGCCGACCGGATCGCCGGCCCCGGCGGGATCAAGGAGCGGCTGCTCGCGGCGCGCGGCGCCCGTCCCGCTCCCGGCCGGGACGACAAGGTCGTCGCCGCCTGGAACGGGCTGGCCGTCGCCGCGCTCGCCGAGACCGGCGCCTACTTCGACCGGCCGGATCTGACCGAGGCCGCCGTCGCCGCCGCCGACCTGCTGGTCCGGGTGCACCTCGACGACCACGCCCGGATCGCCCGGACCAGCAAGGACGGCCGGGTCGGCGGCAATGCCGGCGTCCTGGAGGACTACGCCGACGTCGCCGAGGGCTTCCTCGCACTGTCCTCGGTGACGGGGGAGGGGGTGTGGCTGGAATTCGCCGGGCTGCTGCTCGACCATGTGCTGGCCCGCTTCACCGACCCGGAGTCGGGCGCCCTGTACGACACGGCGTCCGATGCCGAGCGGCTCATCCGGCGCCCGCAGGACCCGATGGACAACGCCGTCCCGTCCGGCTGGACGGCCGCCGCGGGCGCGCTGCTCGGGTACGCGGCGCAGACCGGTTCCGCGGCTCATCGCACCGCCGCGGAAAGGGCGTTGGGCGTGGTGAAGGCGCTCGGCCCGCGGGTTCCGCGGTTCGTCGGCTGGGGGCTCGCGGTGGCCGAGGCGGCGCTGGACGGGCCGCGGGAGGTCGCGGTGGTCGGCCCGGCGCTCGACGATCCGGCGACGAAATCCTTGCACCGTACGGCACTTCTGGGCACCGCCCCGGGCGCGGTGGTCGCCGTCGGGGTGCCGGAGAGCGACGAGTTCCCGCTGCTGGCCGACCGGCCCCTGGTGGGCGGTGAACCGGCCGCGTACGTCTGCCGCAACTTCACCTGTGACGTGCCGACGACCGATCCCGACCGGTTGAACGCGGCCCTGGGCGGCTGA